Proteins from a genomic interval of Planctomycetia bacterium:
- a CDS encoding 2Fe-2S iron-sulfur cluster-binding protein has product MPKLTVEGVGEFEVPAGKRLVLALTEEAGIDQLHACGGNARCTTCRVEFLAGEPDRITVAERDVLAAKGLSAVRLSCQIACDHDMSVRATSRLEGSGRKDAGHAPAAEIQPAPEWVSK; this is encoded by the coding sequence TCGAGGGAGTAGGCGAGTTCGAAGTTCCCGCCGGCAAGCGACTCGTGCTCGCCCTGACGGAAGAAGCCGGCATCGACCAGTTGCACGCCTGCGGCGGCAATGCGCGCTGCACGACCTGCCGCGTCGAGTTCCTCGCGGGCGAGCCGGATCGCATCACCGTCGCCGAACGGGACGTCCTCGCGGCGAAAGGTCTGTCCGCGGTGCGACTGAGCTGCCAGATCGCCTGCGATCACGATATGTCGGTCCGGGCCACCAGCCGTTTGGAAGGCAGCGGCCGCAAAGACGCCGGACACGCCCCGGCCGCCGAAATCCAGCCCGCGCCGGAATGGGTCAGCAAGTAA
- a CDS encoding antibiotic biosynthesis monooxygenase, whose protein sequence is MITVGMNYHVLPGKQADFEEKFAAVITALKAAEGHTSSTLWKDVSDDASYLITSEWSEEQAFLDFIHSQAFKDVTSWGKEQILSGRPQHKIYKH, encoded by the coding sequence ATGATCACCGTCGGCATGAATTATCACGTACTTCCGGGCAAACAGGCTGATTTCGAAGAGAAGTTCGCCGCCGTGATCACGGCTTTGAAGGCCGCCGAAGGGCACACCAGCTCGACGCTCTGGAAAGACGTCAGCGACGACGCCTCGTACCTGATCACCAGCGAGTGGTCGGAGGAGCAGGCCTTCCTCGATTTCATTCACAGCCAGGCGTTCAAAGACGTGACAAGCTGGGGCAAGGAGCAGATTCTCTCGGGCCGCCCGCAGCACAAGATTTACAAGCACTAG
- a CDS encoding metallophosphoesterase: MPIHLPAVGRRQFLRTSVAAGVGLLTVRWTKADALAADGESWALLSDTHLSGDRDEIKNEVHLFKNLDQVLNEVRGLPQRPSGLLVNGDLAMLDGQPADYQLLAEMMSTVTAADIPVHLSLGNHDHRENFWQAIANQKAPQPPVESRQITVIESPRVNWLLLDSLVTTNEAPGTLGETQLHWLVTALDAQPDKPAIVMVHHNPDPKNPKSSALTDTDALFEILLPRRQVKAYVFGHTHHWSHREYEGIHFVNLPPTAYPFQAGDPNGWVHCTLNDHGAKFELRAIDAKHPKQGETLDLKWRT, translated from the coding sequence ATGCCGATTCATTTGCCCGCCGTCGGTCGTCGTCAGTTTCTGCGCACATCGGTTGCCGCCGGTGTCGGGCTGCTGACTGTGCGGTGGACCAAGGCGGACGCCCTCGCCGCCGACGGCGAAAGTTGGGCCCTGCTCTCCGACACACACCTCTCGGGCGATCGCGACGAAATCAAGAACGAGGTGCATCTCTTCAAGAACCTCGACCAGGTCTTGAACGAAGTGCGCGGGCTGCCGCAACGACCCTCGGGCCTCCTCGTCAACGGCGACCTGGCCATGCTCGATGGGCAGCCAGCCGACTATCAGTTGCTAGCGGAAATGATGAGCACCGTCACGGCCGCCGACATCCCCGTACACTTGTCGCTGGGAAACCACGATCACCGTGAGAACTTCTGGCAAGCAATTGCCAACCAAAAGGCCCCGCAGCCGCCAGTCGAATCCCGGCAGATCACCGTCATCGAATCACCGCGCGTAAATTGGCTGCTGCTCGATTCCCTGGTCACGACCAATGAGGCGCCAGGCACGCTGGGCGAAACGCAATTGCATTGGCTGGTCACCGCGCTCGACGCGCAGCCCGACAAGCCAGCCATCGTCATGGTCCACCACAATCCCGATCCGAAGAACCCCAAGAGTTCGGCGCTGACGGATACTGACGCGCTGTTCGAGATCCTGCTCCCGCGCCGGCAAGTGAAAGCCTACGTCTTCGGTCACACGCACCACTGGAGTCATCGCGAGTATGAAGGGATCCACTTCGTCAACCTGCCGCCGACGGCCTATCCATTTCAAGCTGGCGACCCGAACGGCTGGGTGCATTGCACGCTGAACGACCACGGCGCGAAATTCGAACTCCGCGCAATCGACGCCAAGCACCCCAAGCAAGGCGAAACGCTAGACTTGAAATGGCGCACGTGA
- a CDS encoding aldo/keto reductase, with amino-acid sequence MIDRSLTINDVAVPRFLYGTAWKEDRTQPLTELALQQGFRGIDTANQRRHYHEAAVGQAIAASIATGLVIRDDLFLQTKFTFRAGQDHRLPYNPESPIAEQVAQSFASSLQHFGVERIDSYVLHGPSTSVGLTADDWAAWRAMEGIHNSGRVRLLGVSNVSLEQLQLLCQQARIRPSFVQNRCFAVRGWDHDVRAFCADNRIVYQGFSLLTANRNVLAAPAIASIAQRHNRTIAQIVFRFALEVGMLPLTGTTDQEHMKSDLDIFDFRLEPSEVEEILHIGIR; translated from the coding sequence ATGATCGACCGAAGCTTGACGATTAACGATGTCGCCGTGCCTCGCTTCCTCTACGGAACTGCGTGGAAGGAAGACCGCACGCAGCCGCTCACCGAGCTGGCGCTGCAGCAGGGATTTCGCGGCATCGACACCGCCAACCAGCGCCGCCACTATCACGAGGCGGCCGTCGGGCAGGCCATCGCGGCGTCGATCGCCACCGGCCTCGTCATCCGCGACGATCTGTTCCTGCAAACCAAGTTCACCTTCCGTGCCGGGCAAGATCATCGCCTGCCCTACAATCCCGAGTCTCCAATCGCCGAACAGGTCGCGCAGTCGTTCGCGAGCTCGTTGCAGCATTTCGGCGTCGAACGTATCGATTCCTATGTCTTGCATGGGCCTTCGACGTCCGTCGGACTGACGGCCGACGACTGGGCCGCCTGGCGAGCCATGGAAGGCATTCACAACAGCGGTCGTGTACGCCTGCTTGGTGTCAGCAACGTGTCACTCGAACAACTTCAACTCCTCTGCCAGCAAGCACGGATCCGTCCCAGTTTCGTGCAGAACCGTTGCTTCGCAGTTCGGGGCTGGGATCACGATGTCCGCGCCTTCTGTGCGGACAATCGCATCGTCTATCAGGGCTTTTCGCTGTTGACGGCGAATCGCAATGTGCTGGCCGCGCCTGCAATCGCAAGTATCGCGCAACGCCACAATCGCACCATCGCCCAAATCGTGTTCCGCTTCGCTCTCGAAGTCGGCATGCTTCCCCTGACTGGCACGACGGACCAAGAGCATATGAAATCCGATCTCGATATCTTCGACTTCCGATTAGAACCGAGCGAAGTCGAGGAGATCCTTCATATCGGCATTCGCTGA
- a CDS encoding cytochrome P450 produces MQETAVQNPAAMRFDLTSQAFKANPFPTLARMREAGQVIRVRVPLFGQVWAATSYEAVNDLLRDHTRYLQNPTTAGHSGMGLLLRCLPKRLQPLRMQMLAKDEPDHRRLRNLVDQAFQRQQVESLRPRLEALATDALDQFAVEARRNPSGVDLITHFARPFPLSVICELLGLPQEDRAQFTRWASRFGVVTNILGIVRALSGLSKLLNYVREEIVRQRARPRDGLLSALIHVEAAGDRLNEDELVAMVFLLLVAGHETTLHQIAGSALILLDHPEQFRELREDWRLVETAVPELFRYLSFAQTTKPRYAREDLELQGQAIGKGEMVLAFLAAANFDPQYFAHAETLDLHRQPNRHLALGAGIHYCLGAKLAVMETEVALRQLFTRFPNLRLAGRREDVRYTKRFGSRGLAALPVCV; encoded by the coding sequence ATGCAGGAGACGGCAGTGCAAAATCCGGCGGCGATGCGTTTCGACCTCACCTCGCAAGCGTTCAAAGCGAATCCGTTTCCGACGTTGGCGCGGATGCGCGAGGCCGGGCAGGTGATTCGGGTGCGCGTCCCGTTGTTCGGCCAGGTCTGGGCGGCGACCAGTTATGAGGCGGTGAACGATTTACTGAGAGATCACACTCGGTACTTGCAGAATCCAACGACGGCGGGACATTCGGGGATGGGATTGCTACTACGGTGCCTGCCTAAGCGTTTGCAGCCGTTGCGAATGCAGATGCTGGCCAAGGACGAGCCAGACCATCGACGGCTGCGGAATCTGGTGGATCAGGCGTTTCAACGGCAACAGGTTGAGTCGCTCAGGCCTCGATTGGAAGCGCTCGCAACCGATGCGCTCGACCAATTCGCCGTGGAAGCGCGTCGCAATCCGTCAGGCGTCGATTTGATTACGCATTTCGCGCGGCCTTTCCCGCTGTCCGTGATCTGCGAATTGTTGGGCCTGCCTCAAGAAGATCGCGCGCAGTTCACGCGCTGGGCGTCGCGATTCGGCGTGGTGACGAACATTCTGGGAATTGTGCGGGCATTGAGCGGGCTGTCAAAACTATTGAATTACGTGCGCGAGGAGATTGTGCGGCAACGCGCCCGGCCCCGCGACGGGTTGTTGTCGGCGCTGATTCACGTGGAAGCGGCGGGGGATCGGCTGAACGAAGACGAGTTGGTGGCGATGGTGTTTCTGCTGCTGGTCGCCGGGCACGAGACGACGCTGCATCAGATCGCCGGCAGCGCGTTAATACTGTTGGATCATCCGGAGCAGTTTCGAGAGTTGCGCGAGGATTGGCGCCTGGTCGAGACCGCGGTGCCGGAGTTGTTTCGATACCTTTCGTTTGCCCAGACCACCAAGCCGCGGTATGCGCGCGAGGACTTGGAATTACAAGGTCAGGCAATCGGCAAAGGCGAGATGGTGCTGGCGTTTTTGGCGGCGGCAAATTTCGATCCGCAGTATTTTGCGCACGCCGAGACGTTGGATTTGCATCGCCAGCCGAACCGCCATCTGGCGCTCGGGGCCGGGATTCACTACTGCCTGGGCGCGAAATTGGCCGTGATGGAGACGGAGGTCGCGCTGCGGCAGTTGTTCACGCGCTTCCCGAATCTGCGGCTGGCCGGGCGACGTGAAGACGTGCGTTACACGAAGCGGTTTGGCTCGCGCGGATTGGCGGCGCTACCGGTTTGCGTGTGA
- a CDS encoding cytochrome ubiquinol oxidase subunit I, with protein sequence MDTLTAARLQMTVSLAFHMVFAAIGIGLPLLLVLVEGRYLRTGQQHDLDLGKRWAKVTGLLFAVGAISGTALAFELGLLWPRYMEITGAVVGHIFGLEGYAFFLEAIFIGLYLYGWDRLSPRAHWWCGVVIAVSGMVSGILVLGVNAWMQLPVGFELDGSRVVVSDPIAIFKQAGWFYMAVHSTLACYTSVAFAVAGYYAFACLRGRQGAKSLTAMNIAMAVGAVAALLQPVSGDFLAKFVFQTQPAKFAAMEGQFETQARAPLRIGGWPDVESRHTDWAIELPGGLSFLAAHDMNAVVPGLDQLPESDWPNVELTHLSFQIMVGIGVYLMFLSVWYWFARYRQGPAFAPSRLLLWALVISAPLGFIALEAGWMVTEVGRQPWVINGVLRTEDAVTTAAGVPAVFYLFTALYATLTVTVLVLLSRMARPPQPGARDAA encoded by the coding sequence ATGGATACGTTGACAGCCGCGCGACTCCAGATGACGGTGTCGCTCGCGTTTCATATGGTCTTTGCCGCCATCGGCATCGGACTCCCGCTCTTGCTGGTGCTCGTCGAAGGGCGCTATCTCCGCACCGGCCAGCAACACGACCTCGACCTCGGCAAACGCTGGGCGAAAGTCACCGGCCTTCTGTTCGCCGTCGGCGCCATCTCCGGCACCGCCTTGGCGTTCGAGCTTGGCCTCCTCTGGCCGCGTTATATGGAAATCACCGGCGCGGTCGTCGGCCATATCTTCGGCCTCGAAGGTTACGCCTTTTTTCTGGAAGCCATCTTCATCGGCCTCTATCTGTATGGCTGGGATCGCTTGTCGCCTCGCGCGCATTGGTGGTGCGGCGTCGTCATTGCCGTCTCCGGCATGGTCTCCGGCATACTCGTCCTCGGCGTGAACGCTTGGATGCAATTGCCAGTCGGCTTCGAACTCGACGGCTCGCGCGTCGTCGTCAGCGACCCCATCGCCATCTTCAAGCAGGCCGGCTGGTTCTACATGGCCGTGCATTCGACGCTCGCTTGTTATACCTCGGTGGCCTTTGCCGTCGCTGGCTACTACGCCTTCGCCTGCCTCCGCGGAAGGCAGGGCGCGAAGTCCCTGACCGCCATGAACATCGCCATGGCAGTCGGCGCCGTCGCGGCGCTTTTGCAACCGGTCAGCGGCGATTTTCTCGCCAAGTTCGTCTTTCAAACGCAGCCTGCCAAGTTCGCCGCCATGGAAGGGCAATTCGAAACGCAAGCCCGCGCTCCGCTCCGTATTGGCGGCTGGCCCGACGTGGAATCGCGCCACACCGACTGGGCCATCGAGCTTCCCGGCGGCTTGAGTTTTCTCGCGGCGCACGACATGAACGCCGTCGTGCCGGGCTTGGATCAGCTCCCGGAGTCCGATTGGCCGAACGTGGAGCTCACGCATCTTTCGTTTCAAATCATGGTTGGCATCGGCGTCTACCTGATGTTCCTCTCCGTCTGGTACTGGTTCGCCCGTTACCGGCAGGGCCCGGCGTTCGCGCCGAGCCGACTTCTGCTGTGGGCGCTCGTCATCTCCGCGCCGCTCGGCTTCATCGCCCTCGAAGCCGGCTGGATGGTTACCGAAGTCGGCCGCCAACCTTGGGTCATCAACGGCGTCCTTCGCACCGAGGACGCCGTCACCACCGCCGCCGGCGTTCCGGCCGTGTTCTATCTGTTCACAGCGCTGTACGCGACGTTGACCGTCACCGTACTCGTGCTGCTCTCCCGCATGGCCCGCCCACCTCAACCGGGAGCGCGGGACGCCGCATGA
- a CDS encoding cytochrome d ubiquinol oxidase subunit II: protein MTHEQLVNAAAAAALLGLMAYALLGGADFGGGVWDLFAAGPRKRAQRTAIRHAMGPVWEANHVWLIFVIVVLFTCFPHGYAPLSVALFAPFHLALLGIMLRGAAFVFRGAASDGPSPWGVVFGVASTISPVLLGVAFGVVTEGHIRIDASGDISAMPRGHWLSPYAFACGLLALAACAYLAAVYLAVETDGDLREDFRQRAIWAGTATAGLSFIVLGFGVQEANWFVRELTKLRALPVLSAGLICFGLSAWAVFNRRYRWSQIFAAGEIIFLLLGWGLAQHPYLIYPDVTLLAAAAPSPTIRFLLWTIPFGAALLVPSLWLLFRVFKTEKS, encoded by the coding sequence ATGACGCACGAACAACTCGTCAACGCCGCTGCCGCCGCCGCGCTCCTGGGCTTGATGGCCTACGCACTGCTCGGCGGCGCCGATTTCGGCGGCGGTGTCTGGGATCTCTTCGCCGCCGGGCCGCGCAAGCGCGCTCAGCGCACGGCCATTCGCCATGCCATGGGCCCCGTCTGGGAGGCCAATCACGTTTGGCTGATCTTCGTGATCGTCGTCCTCTTCACCTGCTTCCCCCATGGCTACGCCCCGCTCAGCGTCGCGCTGTTCGCGCCGTTTCACCTCGCGCTCTTGGGAATCATGCTGCGCGGGGCCGCCTTCGTCTTTCGCGGCGCGGCCTCCGATGGCCCCAGTCCCTGGGGCGTTGTCTTCGGCGTGGCGTCGACAATCTCGCCCGTCCTGCTGGGCGTCGCGTTCGGCGTCGTCACCGAAGGCCACATCCGCATCGACGCCAGCGGCGATATCAGCGCCATGCCGCGCGGACATTGGCTCAGCCCGTATGCGTTTGCCTGCGGCTTGCTCGCTTTGGCCGCTTGTGCTTATCTCGCGGCGGTTTATCTCGCCGTCGAAACTGACGGCGACCTCCGCGAAGATTTCCGACAACGCGCCATCTGGGCGGGCACCGCGACGGCCGGACTTTCCTTCATCGTGCTCGGCTTCGGCGTCCAGGAAGCGAACTGGTTCGTGCGCGAACTCACGAAATTACGTGCCTTGCCGGTGCTCAGCGCGGGCTTAATCTGCTTCGGCCTCTCCGCCTGGGCCGTGTTTAATCGCCGCTATCGATGGAGCCAAATCTTCGCCGCCGGCGAAATCATCTTCCTGCTCCTCGGCTGGGGACTCGCGCAACATCCGTATCTGATTTATCCGGACGTCACGCTCCTCGCCGCCGCGGCTCCTTCGCCCACCATCCGCTTTCTGCTCTGGACGATCCCCTTTGGCGCAGCGCTCCTCGTACCATCGCTGTGGCTACTCTTCCGCGTCTTCAAGACAGAGAAGTCGTAG